A genomic region of Sulfoacidibacillus ferrooxidans contains the following coding sequences:
- a CDS encoding GNAT family N-acetyltransferase, translated as MMEYKAFTNLEVESDWYQSMCSLHSTIFKLKSPDSIKEELYVRPIFLVLIALDNEHVVGYKIGYQDRRTRFYSWLGGVNSEYRGQGIASELMRRQHVWCESQGYDVVRTQTKNKWRSMLILNLRHGFDVVGTYTDEKGEPKIILEKRL; from the coding sequence ATGATGGAATACAAGGCTTTTACGAATTTGGAAGTGGAATCTGATTGGTATCAGAGTATGTGTTCATTGCATAGTACCATCTTCAAGTTAAAAAGTCCTGATTCCATAAAGGAAGAACTGTATGTCAGGCCCATTTTTCTTGTGCTTATTGCCTTAGACAACGAACACGTCGTCGGGTATAAAATCGGTTATCAAGACCGTAGAACTCGGTTTTACAGTTGGTTAGGTGGTGTAAATTCAGAATACCGAGGTCAAGGGATAGCATCAGAACTCATGAGAAGACAACATGTATGGTGTGAAAGTCAAGGATACGATGTGGTACGCACACAAACGAAAAACAAATGGCGAAGCATGCTCATTTTAAATTTGAGACATGGTTTTGATGTTGTTGGGACGTACACCGACGAAAAGGGAGAACCGAAAATCATTTTGGAGAAGAGACTTTAA
- a CDS encoding alpha/beta hydrolase, whose translation MLDEFSILITPFNIERTIRVYLPQNYYTSKENYPVLYMHDGKNVFRDKVAIGGVSLGLESYLEQIGLKLIVVGIDANVSREERVNEYCPWVNGAFSKAVLGDDSALGGKGEVYVDFIVHELKPIVDHKYRTSPNKTYMGGVSLGGLISTFAACRYPHIFTRVAGVSSAFYRNQEEIENLLRQSDMSSIEQFYLDCGTKEAGEEDSISTAFVNSNEAVYEILRNKIPRTKFQVVSDAKHNYEDFRKRVPEIFSFLFSDILG comes from the coding sequence ATGCTAGATGAGTTTTCAATTCTCATCACTCCATTCAACATAGAGAGAACTATCCGAGTTTATCTGCCACAAAATTATTACACAAGCAAAGAGAACTATCCAGTGCTATACATGCATGATGGAAAAAACGTTTTTCGTGACAAAGTAGCCATCGGTGGGGTCAGTTTAGGATTAGAATCTTATCTGGAGCAAATTGGCTTGAAACTTATTGTGGTAGGTATTGATGCAAATGTGTCTCGTGAAGAGAGAGTGAACGAATACTGTCCTTGGGTAAATGGTGCATTCAGTAAAGCGGTTCTAGGTGATGACAGCGCATTAGGAGGAAAGGGTGAAGTGTACGTTGACTTTATCGTACATGAATTGAAGCCTATTGTGGATCATAAATACCGCACTTCCCCAAATAAGACCTACATGGGTGGAGTCTCGTTAGGGGGACTCATTTCTACTTTTGCTGCCTGCCGTTATCCCCATATTTTCACAAGGGTTGCTGGCGTGTCTTCTGCTTTTTATCGGAACCAGGAAGAAATTGAGAACTTGCTTCGTCAATCTGATATGTCCTCAATCGAACAATTTTATCTGGATTGCGGAACAAAAGAAGCAGGCGAAGAAGACAGTATTAGTACTGCCTTTGTAAATTCAAACGAAGCCGTATATGAAATCTTGAGAAACAAAATTCCTCGCACAAAATTCCAAGTCGTTTCTGATGCAAAACATAATTACGAAGACTTTAGAAAAAGGGTTCCTGAAATTTTTTCATTCTTGTTTTCGGACATACTTGGTTAA
- a CDS encoding kinase encodes MTGNYDKLVSVILERYCGERLIIGVDGLSRAGKTTVVSLLQQGIIETGQDVCVFHIDDHIVERKKRYDTGFSQWQEYYNFQWDVGYLRQNLFGKLRDALEIDLPFYDSERDEITMRMVVIPSDCIVIMEGVFLQREEWRQFFDFVVYLDCKRETRFQRESARTREQIEKFKTRYWKAEDHYLETVSPLSTADMIISS; translated from the coding sequence GTGACAGGGAATTATGACAAGTTAGTTAGCGTCATTCTGGAGCGGTATTGCGGTGAACGGCTCATCATCGGTGTCGATGGGTTGAGTCGAGCTGGCAAAACCACTGTTGTGAGTTTATTGCAGCAAGGTATAATCGAGACGGGGCAAGATGTTTGCGTCTTCCATATTGACGATCATATTGTGGAACGCAAGAAGCGATATGACACGGGATTTTCCCAGTGGCAGGAGTATTACAATTTTCAATGGGATGTCGGGTATTTGAGGCAGAATTTGTTTGGCAAATTACGAGACGCATTAGAAATAGATCTCCCGTTTTACGACTCTGAACGTGACGAAATAACCATGAGAATGGTTGTAATACCAAGCGATTGCATCGTGATCATGGAAGGTGTATTTCTTCAACGTGAAGAGTGGCGGCAGTTCTTTGATTTCGTTGTGTATCTGGATTGTAAAAGAGAAACACGTTTCCAACGTGAATCGGCACGCACCAGGGAACAAATTGAGAAGTTTAAAACAAGGTATTGGAAAGCGGAGGACCACTATTTAGAGACAGTAAGTCCGTTGTCCACTGCGGACATGATTATTAGTTCTTGA
- a CDS encoding methyltransferase domain-containing protein, with amino-acid sequence MKQYIDTNRARWNELVSIHSQSDFYGVKDFLMGRSTLKSIERQELPNVQGKRLLHLQCHFGLDSLSWARRGAKVTGVDLSDKAIELAKELNTQAGMDAQFVCSDIFSLPTVLDDEFDIVFTSYGVLCWLENLNEWAKIIYRYLKPGGTFYIVEEHPLTNVFDVAEDGELKQRYSYFSDGNPLYWESKRSYTGDIQEVKNAGSYQWDHTLADIFASILSSGLNVDQFHEFPYCMYNKYPGLMEKQEEYWWLKQNHQIPLLFSLKAVKPLSR; translated from the coding sequence ATGAAACAATATATTGACACAAATAGAGCCCGTTGGAACGAACTGGTCAGTATTCACAGCCAATCGGATTTCTATGGTGTGAAAGACTTTCTAATGGGTCGATCGACGCTGAAATCTATAGAACGGCAGGAACTGCCAAATGTCCAGGGCAAGCGATTGCTGCATCTACAATGTCATTTCGGTCTTGATTCTTTATCGTGGGCTCGGCGGGGGGCGAAGGTAACTGGCGTTGATCTTTCAGATAAAGCCATAGAGCTTGCAAAGGAACTTAACACCCAAGCTGGAATGGATGCTCAATTTGTCTGTTCTGATATTTTTTCGTTGCCAACGGTTCTGGACGATGAGTTTGACATTGTGTTCACTTCGTATGGGGTCCTTTGTTGGCTTGAAAACCTTAACGAGTGGGCAAAAATTATATACCGATACTTGAAGCCTGGTGGAACATTCTACATCGTCGAAGAACATCCCTTAACCAATGTATTTGATGTTGCTGAGGATGGCGAACTTAAACAAAGATACAGCTATTTTTCAGATGGCAACCCGCTTTATTGGGAAAGCAAACGTTCCTATACTGGAGATATTCAAGAAGTAAAAAATGCAGGGAGTTATCAATGGGATCACACGTTAGCTGACATTTTTGCGTCCATACTCTCATCTGGCTTGAATGTAGATCAGTTTCATGAGTTTCCGTACTGTATGTATAACAAGTATCCAGGGCTCATGGAAAAGCAGGAAGAGTATTGGTGGCTCAAACAAAACCATCAAATCCCTTTGCTTTTCTCACTAAAAGCCGTTAAACCTCTGTCACGATAG
- a CDS encoding AbrB/MazE/SpoVT family DNA-binding domain-containing protein has translation MQARVSKWGNSLGIRIPVMAAEEMSLSDGEVVELIFRDGEIIIKKQESTLEDLVTQITRDNRHDETDFGTVGRELL, from the coding sequence ATGCAGGCGCGTGTATCGAAGTGGGGAAACAGCTTGGGAATTAGAATTCCGGTAATGGCTGCTGAGGAAATGAGCCTCTCTGACGGAGAAGTTGTGGAATTGATCTTTCGAGATGGGGAGATCATCATCAAAAAGCAAGAATCCACGTTGGAGGATCTGGTCACACAGATCACGAGAGACAATCGGCATGATGAGACGGATTTTGGAACGGTGGGGCGGGAATTACTATGA
- the mazF gene encoding endoribonuclease MazF has protein sequence MTYTPDRGDFIWLQFYSQAGHEQAGRRPALVLSPKTYNEAAGLALVCPITSRVKGYPFEVNLPEEGLVSGVVLADHVRSVDWLAREASYIGSAPETVLSSVRQKLILLI, from the coding sequence ATGACCTATACTCCGGATCGTGGGGATTTCATCTGGCTTCAGTTCTATTCCCAGGCAGGACACGAACAAGCCGGTCGTCGCCCAGCCCTCGTACTATCTCCTAAAACTTACAACGAGGCGGCCGGACTGGCACTTGTGTGTCCAATCACAAGTCGAGTAAAGGGATATCCGTTTGAAGTTAATTTGCCAGAAGAAGGTCTTGTCTCGGGTGTGGTATTGGCCGATCACGTTCGGAGCGTGGATTGGCTTGCGAGGGAAGCGTCGTATATTGGTTCGGCTCCAGAAACTGTACTGTCGAGCGTGAGACAGAAGCTTATTCTGCTTATCTAA
- a CDS encoding type II toxin-antitoxin system HicA family toxin, with translation MSPWGKLLESIRNHPRSVRFEDLDKVLRNTGFERRQSGKGTSHYRYVLGTDQIVVPRHGNHVKEVYVKQVIEILSQKGWI, from the coding sequence GTGAGCCCGTGGGGAAAATTATTGGAGAGCATACGCAATCATCCGAGATCCGTACGGTTCGAAGATCTCGACAAAGTGCTACGTAACACGGGCTTTGAGAGAAGACAGTCTGGCAAGGGTACAAGTCATTATCGATATGTCCTTGGTACAGATCAGATTGTTGTTCCTCGTCATGGCAACCACGTTAAAGAGGTTTACGTGAAACAAGTTATTGAAATCCTCAGCCAAAAGGGGTGGATTTAA
- a CDS encoding type II toxin-antitoxin system HicB family antitoxin, with amino-acid sequence MNKDLDYYMALPYAITVIPDPHSGGYVAKITELPGCITQAESLAELMNRIQDAKRCWIDGALQDGIEIPEPVNLNDVEPSKFLLRLPKSLQRELAARAKLEGVSLNQYMLYQLARSVGTTEMQGPAHDEMAATVTG; translated from the coding sequence ATGAACAAGGATCTGGATTACTACATGGCACTGCCCTACGCTATAACCGTGATTCCTGATCCACATTCTGGGGGCTACGTTGCAAAGATCACGGAATTACCTGGATGCATTACACAAGCTGAGTCGTTAGCTGAACTGATGAACAGGATTCAAGACGCTAAACGCTGTTGGATCGATGGCGCTCTGCAGGATGGCATTGAAATTCCTGAACCTGTTAATCTAAATGATGTTGAACCGAGCAAGTTCCTTTTGCGGTTACCAAAATCTCTTCAGCGCGAATTGGCCGCAAGAGCCAAATTGGAGGGCGTAAGTCTAAATCAGTACATGCTTTATCAACTTGCGCGCTCAGTGGGTACAACAGAAATGCAAGGTCCTGCCCACGACGAGATGGCTGCAACCGTCACTGGCTAA
- a CDS encoding GNAT family N-acetyltransferase — translation MISLVQMTEKQYEKFFEEAIREYVEENVNEGRWLQSESIERAAKETNELLPNGIYTNGHFLCSLHHEEAGVIGAIWYAVKETNGEKSAFIYIIQIYSEFQGKGYGTHALMALETDLASMNVSSIGLHVFGHNKRAYQLYAKMGYIPTSIKMVKRLD, via the coding sequence ATGATAAGTCTGGTTCAAATGACCGAAAAACAATATGAAAAGTTCTTCGAAGAGGCAATCAGAGAGTATGTCGAAGAAAATGTAAATGAAGGTAGATGGTTACAATCCGAATCGATTGAACGAGCGGCTAAAGAAACTAATGAACTATTGCCTAATGGAATTTACACTAATGGGCATTTTCTGTGCTCATTGCATCACGAAGAAGCAGGTGTCATAGGTGCGATTTGGTATGCAGTCAAAGAAACGAATGGCGAGAAATCAGCGTTTATTTACATCATTCAGATATATAGTGAATTTCAAGGCAAGGGATATGGGACACATGCACTTATGGCTCTTGAAACTGATCTTGCCTCGATGAATGTCAGTTCAATCGGTTTACATGTTTTCGGGCACAACAAACGTGCTTATCAGTTATATGCAAAAATGGGGTACATTCCAACCAGCATCAAGATGGTAAAGCGTCTAGATTAG